In the Parasphingorhabdus halotolerans genome, CGACTTCGTTGGACAGCCTGTCATCCAGCCCGGTCCAACGCATGACCGTATTTGCCCGGTCATGAACCATCGTGCGAATGATATGCTCATTTGCATCCAATGTTCTGTAGGCCCATTTTATGGTGGAATCGATCAACGGCCCGTGACGATTTTCTGCCATTATCACGTCAAGAATTTGTCCAAGCGGAGTCGCGAGGTCGAGCTGTTTGGCTTGCTTCTTTACCGCTCCTTTGAACATTTTTCCCAGCCGGTCTTTGTCCAGAGATGCGATCACATCGCTCAACAGTCGCGATGCACCCATTTTCATCCGGTCTTGGCCGCCGCTTGGAGATTTCAAAAAACGACCGGCACCGCCAGCCATATCAACTCCGTGCATGCGCCGGGCGACGATTTTGGAGACTAGGAAATTATCCTTCAGAAAATTGGCAAGGGTATTGCCTATCCTGTCCTTGTTCCGGGGTATGATGGCGGTATGGGGAATCGGAATTCCCATCGGGTGACGGAAAAGCGCAGTTACGGCAAACCAGTCTGCCAGCCCGCCAACCATTGCTGCTTCGGCAAACGACCGTACAAAGCCAAGCGCAGGATGAACATATTCATAGGATTTGGAAGTGAAGTAGATCACCGCCATTACCACCAGCATACCTGTGGCGATAATCTTCATATCGCGGCCACCATTGTTGCCGTTGTCGGATCGCCTTAGGATGATTGCGCTACTTGGCTGGGACTTTAACGGCTTCACTCGGCGGGCTGAACCTCCGTTTTTGGGCCCGCCTCAACATCTTTACCGGTGCCGCTCAACAAGTATTTGCTGAAAAACCCACCCACTTTCTTTTCAATATCATCGGCAAGACTAAAGCCCGCTGGGACCAGTGCAAGGGTGAGGATAGTTGAAAGTATAAGACCGCCGATTACAACAATGCCCATAGGCGCACGAAACGCGCCTTCTGCGGATACGGCTGCCGCAGTAGGTATCATGCCCGCAGCCATCGCGACCGTCGTCATTACAATGGGCTGAGCCCTTTTGCGACCGGCGTCCACCAATGCTTCATATTTCGGAACACCTTTTTCCATTTCTTCAAGCGCGAAATCAATCAGCAGGATCGAGTTTTTGCCGACAATGCCCAGAAGCATCAGCGACCCAATGAGAACTGGCATCGACAGCGGTTGACCCAAAATCCATAGTAATATCAACCCGCCCAGCGGTGCAATGGTTAGCGAAGCCATATTGACGAGCGGTGCCATGAAGCGCCGGTAGAGCAAGACGAGAACTGCGAAAACCAACAGCAGCGCCGAGATCACAGCAATGGGGAGATTTCTCCCCAATTCCTCACTGATTTCATCAGCACCGACGGGCGCATTCGAAACCCCCGCCGGCAATTCGGACAATATGGTTTTATCCTGAATTGCCTTGTCAGCATCACCCTTGACCACGCCCTGTGCAAGGTCGGCACCAATTAACACGCGTCGCGACTGGTTGTAACGACGGATCGTCGATGGGCCTGAGCCAAAACTAATTTCCGCGACCCGGCTTAGCGGAACCGAACCCCCGCGCAACGTCTGGACAGGAAGATTCTCAATCATCGACAAATCACGACGCGATTCTTCGGGCAACATTACGCGAATTGGGATCTGGCGATTCGACAGTGAAAATTTTGCGCTATTCTGATCGATCTCCCCGAGTGTGGCGATGCGGATTGTCTGGCTTAGCGCCACTGTTGTCACACCAAGCTGTGCTGCCAAATCGAGGCGCGGCTTTATTTGGATTTCCGGTCGACGAATATCGGCGCTGATACGCGGCGCGACGACTTCCGGTATTGTCTTCATCTGTTCAACCAAAGTAGCTGCCGTACGATCTAGCAGTTCAGGATCGGAACCGGAAAGCATGACCGAGATGGCACGGCCCGTCCCGCCACCACCTGGGGTCGTAAAGTCACGGAACGACACCTGCGCGTCAGGGATTTCCTTGAACAGCTGCGCAACATCGCGTTCAAACTCCTGGCTGGTGCGTTCGCGCTCCTTGCGCAACCCCATGAAAATTGTGACATCGCCTTCCCGAATATTCTGAAGCGCGATATCTACTTCCGGTTGTTCATCCAATATGTCTGCAACGCGCGCCGCTACCTCTTCCGTGCGCTGCAAAGTCGTGCCCGGGACCATGTCAATTTGACCTATTGAGAAGTCGACGTTGGAATTAGGGAAAAGTTGTGCCGGAAGGATGAAAAACATCCCTATCATGGCGACGAAGGCACCGACTCCAACCATCACCATTTTCCACCGATTAATCAGGGACCATTCTAGCAGTTGGACATAGCGGTCCATCATCGGACCCGTTGCATGATCCGCTTCGCCTTTTGCTTTCATGAAATAGGCCGCAATCATCGGCGATATCATCCGCGCAACCGCCAGACTCATCAGTACTGTAACTACAACAGTAAGTCCGAAATTTTGAAAAAACTGGCCGGAAATGCCGGGCATCAGACCGACCGGCAGGAATACGGCGACAATCGAAAAAGTTGTCGCAACAACAGCCAGACCAATTTCGTCAGCAGCATCAATCGAGGCCTGATAGGCGGATTTACCCATTCGCATGTGCCGGACGATATTCTCAATCTCGACAATGGCATCGTCAACAAGCACACCGGCAACCAGACCGAGTGCAAGGAGACTCATTTGGTTGAGCGAAAAGCCCAGCAGATCCATGAACCAGAAAGACGGAATTGCCGAGAGCGGAATGGCGATTGCGGCAATGAACGTAGCACGCCAGTCGCGCAGGAATAAAAACACCACGACGACCGCGAGCAACGCACCTTCAATCATCGCCGCGATTGAGCTGGTATACTGGTTTTTGGTAAAATCGATCGTTGAAAAAGTACGCTTGAATTTAATACCCGGATTTTCTTTTT is a window encoding:
- a CDS encoding DUF445 domain-containing protein translates to MKIIATGMLVVMAVIYFTSKSYEYVHPALGFVRSFAEAAMVGGLADWFAVTALFRHPMGIPIPHTAIIPRNKDRIGNTLANFLKDNFLVSKIVARRMHGVDMAGGAGRFLKSPSGGQDRMKMGASRLLSDVIASLDKDRLGKMFKGAVKKQAKQLDLATPLGQILDVIMAENRHGPLIDSTIKWAYRTLDANEHIIRTMVHDRANTVMRWTGLDDRLSNEVVDGMYKLMADMAADPDHPIRAKTEESLVRLSQELKHDPELRKRVDEWKLEMIENPAIANWIDGMWEHGREALLSATRNPDAALTGQLGDAMIQLGNSLQQDEILNRQLNRFARRAVVGVVASYGDNIVKLVSETIHGWDPQTITDRIENAVGRDLQYIRVNGTLVGGLVGVTLHTLDIWI
- a CDS encoding efflux RND transporter permease subunit; the encoded protein is MNFRNISAWSIRNPVVPLVFFLGLLLAGMVSFARMEVNDNPDIDFPAATINITLPGAAPSEIESQITQLVDSALQSLDGVANISSTAQEGSNRTFVEFEIGKDADQAVNDVKNAIDTIRGDLPEGILEPRITRVDAFGNALAYFSVSATDMTLEQLSWFVDDTVTKRLLSVEGMATVFRGGGVDREIRVVVDPQRMQALGVTVGQINGALRQINIDAGGGQAEIGGSRQSVRVLGNADTAYELSQTQISLGDGRTVQLKDVATVSDGYGEQRSINKISGKQVVTFGFQRAKSGSDVSVYDGAIAEIEAIEKENPGIKFKRTFSTIDFTKNQYTSSIAAMIEGALLAVVVVFLFLRDWRATFIAAIAIPLSAIPSFWFMDLLGFSLNQMSLLALGLVAGVLVDDAIVEIENIVRHMRMGKSAYQASIDAADEIGLAVVATTFSIVAVFLPVGLMPGISGQFFQNFGLTVVVTVLMSLAVARMISPMIAAYFMKAKGEADHATGPMMDRYVQLLEWSLINRWKMVMVGVGAFVAMIGMFFILPAQLFPNSNVDFSIGQIDMVPGTTLQRTEEVAARVADILDEQPEVDIALQNIREGDVTIFMGLRKERERTSQEFERDVAQLFKEIPDAQVSFRDFTTPGGGGTGRAISVMLSGSDPELLDRTAATLVEQMKTIPEVVAPRISADIRRPEIQIKPRLDLAAQLGVTTVALSQTIRIATLGEIDQNSAKFSLSNRQIPIRVMLPEESRRDLSMIENLPVQTLRGGSVPLSRVAEISFGSGPSTIRRYNQSRRVLIGADLAQGVVKGDADKAIQDKTILSELPAGVSNAPVGADEISEELGRNLPIAVISALLLVFAVLVLLYRRFMAPLVNMASLTIAPLGGLILLWILGQPLSMPVLIGSLMLLGIVGKNSILLIDFALEEMEKGVPKYEALVDAGRKRAQPIVMTTVAMAAGMIPTAAAVSAEGAFRAPMGIVVIGGLILSTILTLALVPAGFSLADDIEKKVGGFFSKYLLSGTGKDVEAGPKTEVQPAE